One Sphingopyxis macrogoltabida genomic region harbors:
- a CDS encoding sensor histidine kinase — protein sequence MAEQLRSRQHWIFCATALAVWFAWGWPVLQKLMTGATMRGAPVSPLWLAPFALFALAVFAAMVMKLRPGVRWALLCVQLLAVVTMAVIVPWAGMSTFLIIIAWQVAMTTTPGKALAWVAFQTLAIIGALAQALNPDLCWVIGQAFALQLLLVFTAQALRREAQSSRALAEANRDLRQANRIVANSVRDAERLRISRELHDAWGHELTALGLQLEIASHVTEPGRATDHVRQAKALAAALLTKVRDVVATLREADRGDLKEALEALAQSVPAPTVHVDFAPDVHVDPDQAHALIRCAQEAITNAVRHAGAANLWLRVTADDSGVRMIARDDGNARPAASSPGSGLVGMRERLECLGGKLTLRSGIDFGFTIDAWLPSRPPQPA from the coding sequence ATGGCAGAGCAGCTCAGGTCCCGGCAGCACTGGATTTTCTGCGCCACCGCGCTGGCCGTGTGGTTTGCCTGGGGTTGGCCGGTGCTGCAAAAGCTCATGACCGGCGCAACGATGCGCGGGGCGCCGGTATCGCCGCTGTGGCTGGCGCCATTCGCGCTGTTCGCGCTAGCGGTCTTCGCCGCGATGGTAATGAAGCTGCGCCCCGGCGTGCGCTGGGCGCTGCTGTGCGTCCAGCTTCTCGCGGTCGTGACGATGGCGGTCATCGTTCCCTGGGCCGGAATGTCGACCTTCCTCATCATCATTGCGTGGCAGGTGGCGATGACGACGACGCCCGGCAAAGCGCTGGCGTGGGTGGCGTTTCAGACGCTGGCGATCATCGGCGCGCTGGCGCAGGCGCTGAACCCCGACCTGTGCTGGGTGATCGGTCAGGCCTTTGCGCTGCAACTGCTGCTGGTCTTCACCGCGCAGGCGCTGCGACGGGAAGCGCAAAGCTCGCGAGCGCTGGCCGAGGCGAACCGGGACCTGCGCCAAGCCAATCGCATCGTCGCCAACAGCGTCCGCGATGCCGAGCGCCTGCGCATCTCGCGCGAACTGCACGATGCCTGGGGCCATGAACTGACCGCGCTCGGACTGCAGCTCGAGATCGCAAGCCATGTGACCGAGCCGGGGCGGGCAACCGACCATGTCCGGCAGGCGAAGGCGCTCGCCGCTGCCCTGCTCACCAAGGTCCGCGATGTCGTCGCGACATTACGCGAAGCCGACCGCGGCGACCTGAAGGAGGCGCTGGAGGCGCTGGCGCAGAGTGTGCCCGCACCGACCGTCCATGTCGATTTCGCGCCGGACGTCCACGTCGACCCCGATCAGGCCCACGCCCTGATCCGCTGCGCGCAGGAAGCCATTACCAATGCCGTCAGGCATGCCGGCGCCGCGAACCTTTGGCTGCGGGTGACGGCGGACGACAGCGGCGTGCGCATGATCGCGCGCGACGACGGCAACGCGCGTCCCGCCGCTTCTTCGCCCGGCTCCGGGCTGGTGGGGATGCGCGAGCGGCTGGAATGCCTCGGCGGCAAGCTGACGCTGCGCAGCGGGATCGATTTCGGCTTCACGATCGACGCCTGGTTGCCGTCACGCCCGCCGCAGCCGGCATGA
- a CDS encoding response regulator, producing MIRVVLVDDQTLVRQGIRSLLELLPDIEVAGEGCDGAEALEKVPQLRPDVLLLDIRMPRLDGIAVLEALRKVDALPPTLILTTFDDSDAAIAAIRAGARGLMLKDVSLESLAGAIRALADNRTAFQPAMTESLIAAIQRGPSASLDDEAGDALTAREKEVLHLICAGYSNREIAELLAIAEGTTKNHVSNLLLKLDARDRTRAALKALQQGHLG from the coding sequence ATGATCAGGGTCGTCCTTGTCGATGACCAGACGCTCGTGCGGCAGGGCATCCGCAGCCTGCTCGAACTGCTTCCCGACATAGAGGTTGCGGGAGAGGGGTGCGACGGCGCCGAAGCGCTCGAAAAGGTACCCCAACTCAGACCGGACGTGCTGCTTCTCGACATTCGCATGCCGCGGCTCGACGGCATCGCGGTGCTGGAGGCGCTTCGAAAAGTGGATGCGCTGCCTCCGACATTGATCCTCACGACCTTCGACGACAGCGATGCCGCGATCGCGGCGATCCGGGCAGGCGCCAGGGGCTTGATGCTGAAGGATGTGTCGCTCGAATCGCTTGCCGGAGCCATTCGCGCCCTTGCCGACAACCGGACGGCGTTTCAGCCGGCGATGACCGAAAGCCTGATCGCCGCCATTCAACGCGGTCCGTCAGCATCGCTGGACGACGAGGCCGGCGATGCGCTCACCGCCAGGGAAAAGGAGGTGCTGCACCTGATCTGCGCCGGCTATAGCAACAGGGAAATCGCCGAGCTTCTCGCGATCGCCGAAGGAACGACCAAGAATCACGTCTCCAACCTGCTGCTGAAACTCGACGCCCGCGACAGGACCAGGGCAGCGCTCAAGGCGTTGCAGCAGGGGCATCTGGGTTGA
- a CDS encoding serine hydrolase domain-containing protein, translating into MLERTKIFFAAALVCVAAPARAAPDPDTFRKQVDAFVEQEMRSEKIPGVSVAVVHKGEIVLAKGYGLANVEHNIAVTPQTIFQSGSVGKMFTAAAVMRQVEQGKMSLDDPLTKYVPDAPASWRPITIRQLLTHTSGIPNVGEDFDFKRNYTDDELIKSFAVLPLSFQPGARYSYSNSGYVMLGIVIERATGRFYGDILRTDIFEPLGMKTARVISDRDIVPNRAAGYEVVDGALKNQDFVSVKMNTTADGSLYFSLDDLISWNRGVEQGKVLSAASWKQVYTPVRLNSGKTYPYGFGWDVDMAGGKPRLHHGGSWQGFRSYYSRYLGDDLAIIFLANSAEANTETFVDGVAKLWDPALVAVPRPKPEPEVARKVTALIEAARAGRLRAEDVPLAPANFIPTQAPYFVKDLQELGALTKLELVERSEAGDDVNYVFKASFGDRLVRVYYSVAPGDQASNFFLSL; encoded by the coding sequence ATGCTCGAACGGACGAAGATCTTTTTTGCCGCGGCGCTGGTTTGCGTCGCCGCACCGGCGCGTGCCGCACCCGACCCCGACACGTTCAGGAAACAGGTCGATGCATTCGTCGAGCAGGAAATGCGCAGCGAGAAGATCCCCGGCGTCTCGGTCGCGGTGGTGCACAAGGGCGAGATCGTTCTCGCCAAGGGCTATGGCCTCGCCAACGTTGAACATAATATCGCCGTCACCCCGCAGACGATTTTCCAGTCGGGTTCGGTGGGCAAGATGTTCACCGCGGCGGCGGTGATGCGGCAGGTCGAACAGGGGAAAATGAGCCTCGACGATCCGCTGACCAAATATGTTCCCGATGCGCCGGCGAGCTGGCGTCCGATCACGATCCGCCAGCTCCTCACCCACACGTCGGGCATCCCCAATGTCGGCGAAGATTTCGACTTCAAGCGCAACTACACCGACGACGAACTGATCAAGAGCTTTGCGGTGCTGCCGCTCAGCTTCCAGCCCGGCGCGCGCTACAGCTACAGCAACAGCGGCTACGTCATGCTCGGCATCGTCATCGAACGGGCGACGGGCCGCTTCTACGGCGATATTTTGAGGACCGACATTTTCGAGCCGCTCGGCATGAAGACCGCGCGCGTGATCAGCGACCGCGACATCGTGCCCAATCGCGCGGCGGGATATGAGGTCGTCGACGGCGCGCTCAAGAATCAGGATTTCGTCTCGGTAAAGATGAACACCACCGCCGATGGTTCGCTCTACTTCTCGCTCGACGATCTGATTTCGTGGAACCGCGGGGTGGAACAGGGCAAAGTGCTGAGCGCCGCGAGCTGGAAGCAGGTCTACACCCCGGTCCGGCTGAACAGCGGCAAGACCTATCCCTATGGCTTCGGCTGGGATGTCGACATGGCCGGGGGCAAGCCGCGCCTTCATCATGGCGGCTCATGGCAAGGTTTCCGTTCCTATTATTCGCGCTATCTGGGCGACGATCTGGCGATCATCTTCCTCGCCAATTCGGCGGAGGCCAACACCGAAACCTTCGTCGACGGGGTGGCGAAGCTCTGGGATCCCGCGCTCGTCGCCGTGCCGCGTCCCAAACCCGAACCGGAGGTCGCGCGCAAGGTGACGGCGCTGATCGAAGCCGCGCGTGCCGGCCGCCTTCGTGCCGAGGACGTGCCGCTCGCGCCCGCCAATTTCATCCCCACCCAAGCTCCCTATTTCGTCAAGGACCTGCAGGAACTCGGCGCGCTGACGAAGCTGGAGCTTGTCGAGCGCAGCGAGGCGGGGGACGACGTGAATTATGTCTTCAAGGCAAGCTTCGGCGATCGCCTCGTGCGGGTCTATTATTCGGTGGCACCGGGCGATCAGGCCTCAAACTTCTTCCTCTCCCTGTAA
- a CDS encoding dipeptide epimerase: protein MDIAVRVETWPLVHPFRITGWTYEAIEVVVVTLSDGDYRGRGEAAGVDYLGDTPASVAATIASMQDAFGSGMDRQRLQSLLPPGGARNALDCALWDIDAARSGRPVWQEAGVRAPKPRLTTWTIGAEPPAVVGERAKEYAGARAIKLKLIGDGQDAARVRAARAARPDIWLGVDGNQGFSRATLEQIMPALVEARVELIEQPLPLDRDADLDGFASPIPLAADESAQGLASIATLPDAFSVVNIKLDKCGGLTEALAMVEAVRARGMQVMVGNMLGTSLAMAPAFIVGQLCDIVDLDGPLLLSRDRSPAVEYRDGMVWCSEDIWGGASRTAHGLENG, encoded by the coding sequence ATGGATATCGCGGTCCGCGTCGAAACCTGGCCCCTCGTTCACCCGTTCCGCATCACGGGCTGGACCTATGAGGCGATCGAGGTCGTCGTTGTGACGCTGAGCGATGGCGACTATCGCGGACGGGGCGAAGCGGCGGGGGTCGATTATCTTGGCGATACGCCGGCGAGCGTCGCGGCCACGATCGCGTCGATGCAGGACGCCTTCGGTTCGGGCATGGACCGGCAGCGGCTCCAGTCGCTGCTGCCGCCCGGCGGCGCGCGCAATGCGCTCGACTGCGCGCTGTGGGATATCGATGCCGCCCGCTCGGGCCGGCCGGTCTGGCAAGAGGCCGGGGTTCGTGCCCCGAAACCACGTCTGACCACCTGGACCATCGGCGCCGAGCCGCCCGCGGTCGTGGGCGAACGGGCGAAGGAATATGCCGGTGCGCGCGCGATCAAGCTCAAGCTGATCGGCGACGGGCAGGATGCCGCCCGTGTCCGCGCGGCGAGAGCGGCGCGTCCCGATATATGGCTGGGCGTCGACGGCAATCAGGGATTCTCGCGCGCGACGCTCGAGCAGATCATGCCGGCGCTGGTGGAAGCGCGGGTCGAACTCATCGAGCAGCCGCTGCCGCTCGACCGCGACGCGGACCTCGACGGCTTCGCCTCGCCGATCCCGCTCGCCGCCGACGAAAGCGCGCAGGGGCTGGCATCGATCGCGACGCTGCCCGACGCCTTTTCGGTCGTCAACATCAAGCTCGACAAGTGCGGCGGCCTTACCGAGGCGCTGGCGATGGTCGAAGCCGTCCGGGCGCGGGGGATGCAGGTGATGGTCGGCAACATGCTCGGCACCTCGCTGGCCATGGCGCCCGCCTTCATCGTCGGCCAGCTTTGCGACATCGTCGACCTCGACGGTCCGTTGCTGCTGTCGCGCGACCGGTCGCCGGCGGTCGAATATCGCGACGGCATGGTCTGGTGTTCCGAAGATATCTGGGGCGGCGCATCGCGGACCGCCCATGGTCTCGAAAATGGCTAG
- a CDS encoding DUF1611 domain-containing protein — protein sequence MIIPGKYLLFLGDVADRLDAKTACGLVDWSRERCVGQWRLPSCGIDMGLEDMDFAQARAAGAETLVIGVTPFGGAIAPQWIAPIVAALGAGLNIASGMHVRLGSIPEIAAAARASGASLFDVRDPGRSFPVGSGRKRSGRRMLMVGTDCAVGKKYSALAIARDMKAHGMKATFRATGQTGILIAGEGVPIDAVVSDFVSGAAETLSPDNDRDHWDVIEGQGSLFHPAYAAVALGLLHGSQPDAIVLCHAEGRTHVDGYPDFPLPGLAECIEANLGMARRINPAVRCAGISINCSALPADARADHLAAVSDRFGLPCFDPVATGPAALVAHIAATFD from the coding sequence ATGATCATCCCGGGGAAATATCTGCTGTTTCTGGGCGATGTCGCCGACCGGCTCGACGCGAAGACCGCTTGCGGATTGGTCGACTGGTCGCGCGAACGCTGCGTGGGGCAGTGGCGCCTGCCGTCCTGCGGCATCGACATGGGCCTCGAGGACATGGACTTTGCGCAGGCGCGGGCCGCCGGCGCCGAGACGCTCGTCATCGGTGTTACACCTTTCGGCGGCGCCATTGCGCCGCAATGGATCGCCCCGATCGTCGCCGCGCTCGGCGCCGGTCTCAATATCGCGAGCGGCATGCATGTTCGCCTCGGCAGCATTCCCGAAATCGCGGCGGCCGCCCGCGCCTCGGGCGCTTCGCTGTTCGACGTCCGGGACCCCGGGCGAAGCTTTCCCGTGGGTTCGGGCCGCAAACGGTCGGGCCGCCGCATGCTGATGGTCGGCACCGATTGCGCGGTCGGCAAGAAATACAGCGCGCTCGCGATCGCGCGCGACATGAAGGCCCACGGCATGAAGGCGACCTTTCGCGCGACGGGTCAGACCGGGATATTGATCGCGGGCGAAGGCGTGCCGATCGACGCGGTCGTGTCCGATTTCGTCTCCGGAGCCGCGGAAACGCTGTCACCGGACAACGACCGCGACCATTGGGACGTCATCGAGGGACAGGGGTCGCTGTTTCATCCGGCCTATGCCGCGGTGGCGCTCGGCCTGCTGCACGGTTCGCAGCCCGATGCGATCGTTCTCTGTCATGCCGAAGGCCGGACGCATGTCGACGGCTATCCCGATTTCCCGCTGCCCGGGCTCGCCGAATGCATCGAGGCCAATCTGGGCATGGCGCGGCGGATCAATCCCGCGGTTCGCTGCGCGGGGATCAGCATCAATTGCTCGGCGTTGCCCGCCGACGCGCGGGCGGATCATCTGGCGGCCGTGTCCGATCGCTTCGGTCTCCCGTGCTTCGACCCGGTGGCGACGGGACCGGCGGCGCTGGTCGCGCATATTGCCGCCACCTTCGATTGA
- a CDS encoding APC family permease: MTPFARKTIAALQASTRENGDALAPKIGLFALVCFGVGGTVGAGIFILTGTVAAQHSGPAVALSFLIASVVCLLAGLCYAELAAMMPVAGSAYSYTHASMGEAAAWAVAWCLVLEYLFAGALVAIGWSAYLQAALHDIGVVFPAIFSQAPFSISADRHLVATGSIIDLPAALVTLACMAMLLRGTDFSARINNLIVVVKIAAMLLVVATGFAFVDPANWSPFIPANEGVFGRFGWSGVMQGAGVLFFAYVGFDAVSTLAQDVRNPQRTVPQALLASVGVTTLLYALVGLVITGLVSYRLLNVADPIYVALNSAGPGLAWTKLIVGFVAIAGLVSVLLVTLLGQVRIFYAMGRDGLLPPAFTRARPGSSVPYAGTLVTGLVAALAAGVLPLNLLGELISMGTLFAFVMVSASVLVLRRREPDVARPFRVPFYPWIPILSIIACVYLMWTLPQDTWIRLIVWLAIGGGIYWLYGLRRRKTG; encoded by the coding sequence ATGACGCCTTTCGCCCGCAAGACCATTGCCGCGCTGCAGGCGAGCACGCGCGAGAATGGCGACGCCCTCGCGCCGAAGATCGGCCTGTTCGCCCTCGTCTGTTTCGGGGTCGGCGGCACCGTCGGGGCCGGCATCTTCATCCTCACCGGCACCGTCGCCGCGCAGCATTCGGGCCCGGCGGTGGCGCTGTCCTTCCTCATCGCGAGCGTCGTCTGCCTGCTCGCCGGGCTCTGCTATGCCGAGTTGGCGGCGATGATGCCGGTCGCGGGCAGCGCCTATTCCTATACGCACGCCTCGATGGGCGAGGCCGCGGCGTGGGCGGTCGCCTGGTGCCTCGTCCTCGAATATCTGTTCGCGGGCGCGCTGGTCGCCATCGGGTGGTCGGCCTATCTCCAGGCCGCGCTGCACGACATCGGCGTGGTGTTTCCGGCGATCTTTTCGCAGGCTCCCTTCTCGATCTCGGCCGACCGTCATCTGGTCGCGACCGGCTCGATCATCGACCTTCCCGCAGCGCTGGTGACCCTCGCCTGCATGGCGATGCTGCTGCGCGGCACCGACTTTTCGGCCCGGATCAACAATCTCATCGTCGTCGTAAAGATCGCCGCGATGCTGCTCGTCGTCGCGACGGGCTTCGCCTTCGTCGATCCCGCCAACTGGTCGCCCTTCATCCCGGCCAACGAAGGCGTCTTCGGTCGCTTCGGCTGGTCGGGCGTGATGCAGGGCGCCGGAGTACTCTTCTTCGCCTATGTCGGTTTCGATGCCGTTTCGACGCTGGCGCAGGACGTCCGCAATCCCCAGCGCACGGTGCCGCAGGCCCTGCTCGCGTCGGTGGGCGTGACGACCCTGCTCTATGCCCTTGTCGGGCTCGTGATCACCGGGCTGGTCAGCTATCGCCTGCTCAACGTCGCCGATCCGATCTATGTCGCGCTCAACAGCGCCGGCCCCGGTCTGGCGTGGACCAAGCTGATCGTCGGTTTCGTCGCAATCGCCGGGCTGGTTTCGGTGCTGCTCGTCACCCTTTTGGGTCAGGTGCGGATTTTTTATGCGATGGGCCGCGACGGCTTGTTGCCCCCCGCCTTCACGCGTGCGCGGCCCGGCAGTTCGGTGCCCTATGCCGGAACGCTGGTAACCGGCCTCGTCGCCGCGCTCGCGGCGGGCGTGCTCCCGCTCAACCTGCTCGGCGAGCTGATTTCGATGGGCACGCTGTTCGCGTTCGTGATGGTCTCGGCCAGCGTCCTCGTCCTGCGGCGCCGCGAACCGGACGTAGCACGGCCCTTCCGCGTGCCCTTCTATCCGTGGATCCCGATCCTCAGCATCATCGCCTGTGTCTATCTGATGTGGACGCTGCCGCAGGATACGTGGATCCGGCTGATCGTCTGGCTGGCGATCGGCGGCGGCATTTACTGGCTCTATGGCCTGCGCCGCCGGAAAACGGGATAG